The Huiozyma naganishii CBS 8797 chromosome 6, complete genome genome includes a window with the following:
- the SEC27 gene encoding coatomer subunit beta' (similar to Saccharomyces cerevisiae SEC27 (YGL137W); ancestral locus Anc_6.239), producing MKFDIKKAFSNRSDRVKGIDFHPSEPWVLTTLYSGKIEIWNYETQQEVRSIHVTETPVRAGRFIARKNWIVVGSDDFRLRIFNYNTGEKISDFEAHPDYIRSIAVHPTKPYVITGSDDLTVKLWNWEKNWALEQTFEGHDHFVMSVAFNPKDPNTFASGCLDRTVKVWSLGQSQPNFTLVTGQEKGVNYVDYYPLPDKPYLLTASDDMTVKIWDYQTKSCVATLEGHMANVSFAIFHPTLPIIISGSEDGTVKIWNSSTYKIEKTLNLGLERSWCIASHPTGKKNYIAAGFDNGFTVLSLGNDIPALSLDPVGKLVWAGGKNAAASDIFTAVIRGNEAVEEGEPLPLQTKELGTVDIFPQTLSHSPNGRFVTVVGDGEFVIYTALAWRNKAFGKCTDFVWGPDSNSYALIDETGVIKYYKNFKEVTSWSVPLAYSVDKLFGGSLLGAKSDGFVYFFDWETATLVRRIDIDAKEIVWSENGDLVMLINDKDERSPDAASAYSLVFNRDTFLDAVNSGEVNDEEGVEDSFDVLNELNEPITSGKWVGDVFIFTTSTNKLNYFVGGKMYNLAHYTKEMYLLGYLARDNMVYLADREVHVYSHPVSLEVLEFQTLILRSEVDEAMETVLPNIQDKDSLSKIARFLEGQEYYQEALEITPDNDQKFDLAIKTGQLPLAHDLLKEVDNELKWRSLGDSALKNFNFQLAIESYEKAHDLESLFLLYSSFNDSEGLGQVAKNAELVGKFNVAFNAYWMNGDIEAIKKLLIKANRFSEASVFGLTYGCNELDQLIEQWKEKLLIAGKKGIAERVYLPGEDGAQFPATVTDSKTLIDIESTATPDESSSDPAEPVEPVKPVDDDTEALVQVASEDEPDKEETVAEDEPQTKSNAVKEEVKSEDEEEFQESSDKEPTPEKSS from the coding sequence ATGAAATTTGATATCAAGAAAGCATTCAGTAACAGGTCTGATAGGGTCAAAGGGATTGACTTTCACCCCAGTGAACCGTGGGTTTTAACGACCTTATACTCGGGTAAGATTGAAATTTGGAACTATGAGACTCAACAAGAGGTTAGATCGATTCATGTTACGGAGACGCCTGTAAGAGCCGGTAGATTCATTGCCAGAAAGAATTGGATTGTGGTCGGTTCTGACGACTTCAGACTCAGGATTTTCAACTATAACACTGGTGAAAAAATTTCTGATTTCGAAGCCCACCCTGACTATATCCGTTCCATTGCAGTGCATCCCACCAAACCTTACGTGATAACAGGCAGTGATGATTTGACGGTTAAACTATGGAATTGGGAAAAGAATTGGGCTTTGGaacaaacttttgaaggacATGATCACTTTGTCATGAGTGTCGCCTTCAATCCAAAGGACCCTAACACTTTTGCTTCTGGTTGTTTGGATCGCACCGTTAAAGTGTGGTCTTTAGGCCAAAGTCAGCCAAACTTCACCTTGGTCACTGGCCAGGAAAAGGGGGTGAACTATGTAGACTACTATCCATTACCGGATAAGCCATATTTGCTGACTGCCTCTGACGATATGACTGTCAAGATTTGGGATTATCAAACGAAGTCATGTGTCGCCACGTTGGAAGGGCACATGGCTAATGTCTCCTTTGCCATTTTCCACCCCACATTGCCTATTATTATATCCGGGTCCGAGGACGGGACTGTGAAAATTTGGAACTCCTCCACCTACAAGATTGAAAAGACTTTAAACTTAGGCTTGGAAAGAAGTTGGTGTATTGCCTCCCACCCAACAGGTAAGAAGAATTACATTGCCGCTGGTTTCGACAACGGGTTTACTGTTTTGTCCCTTGGTAATGATATCCCAGCTCTATCGCTTGATCCTGTTGGTAAGTTAGTCTGGGCTGGTGGTAAGAACGCTGCGGCATCCGATATATTTACCGCTGTTATCAGGGGCAATGAAGCTGTGGAAGAAGGCGAACCGCTTCCTTTACAGACAAAGGAGTTGGGGACTGTAGATATCTTTCCACAGACTTTGAGTCACTCGCCCAACGGTCGGTTTGTTACCGTGGTCGGTGATGGAGAGTTCGTCATATACACTGCTTTGGCATGGAGGAATAAGGCTTTTGGTAAGTGTACAGACTTTGTCTGGGGTCCTGATTCCAACAGCTATGCATTGATCGATGAAACCGGTGTCATTAAATACTACAAGAATTTTAAGGAGGTCACGTCTTGGTCTGTTCCATTGGCTTACTCCGTCGACAAGTTATTTGGCGGGTCACTCCTAGGGGCCAAATCTGATGGGtttgtttatttctttGACTGGGAAACAGCTACTTTGGTAAGAAGAATAGACATTGATGCAAAAGAAATTGTCTGGTCTGAAAATGGTGATTTAGTTATGCTGATCAACGACAAAGATGAGCGTTCTCCCGACGCAGCCAGTGCATACTCTTTGGTATTCAACAGAGATACTTTTCTAGATGCCGTCAACAGCGGAGAAGTTAACGACGAGGAAGGTGTCGAGGACTCATTTGATGTTCTGAACGAACTAAATGAGCCTATAACTTCAGGTAAATGGGTTGGTGatgtttttatttttacCACCTCAACGAATAAACTAAATTACTTTGTTGGTGGCAAGATGTATAACTTGGCCCATTACACCAAGGAGATGTATTTGCTAGGATATTTGGCTCGTGACAATATGGTTTACTTAGCCGACAGAGAAGTTCATGTTTACTCCCACCCCGTCTCGCTAGAGGTCCTGGAGTTCCAAACTTTGATCCTAAGGAGTGAAGTCGACGAAGCAATGGAAACGGTCCTGCCAAACATTCAAGACAAGGACTCTTTAAGCAAAATTGCAAGATTTTTAGAGGGTCAAGAGTACTATCAGGAGGCGTTGGAGATTACGCCAGACAATGATCAGAAATTTGACTTAGCTATCAAGACTGGTCAGTTACCACTAGCTCATGATTTGTTGAAAGAGGTCGACAATGAATTGAAATGGAGATCGTTGGGGGACTCTgcactgaaaaatttcaactTTCAATTGGCTATTGAATCATACGAGAAGGCACACGACCTGGAGTCCTTGTTTCTCCTATAttcctccttcaacgaTAGTGAAGGCTTGGGCCAAGTTGCCAAAAACGCTGAACTGGTTGGTAAATTCAATGTTGCTTTCAACGCTTATTGGATGAATGGGGATATTGAGGCTATTAAAAAGCTGCTGATCAAAGCAAATAGGTTTTCTGAAGCATCGGTATTTGGTTTAACATATGGCTGCAATGAACTTGATCAACTTATTGAACAGTGGAAAGAGAAGCTACTAATTGCTGGCAAGAAGGGTATTGCTGAAAGAGTTTATTTACCAGGTGAAGACGGAGCCCAGTTTCCAGCAACAGTTACAGATTCTAAAACTTTGATCGATATCGAATCTACTGCTACACCTGATGAGAGCTCTTCCGATCCTGCGGAACCTGTGGAGCCCGTAAAGCcagttgatgatgatacAGAAGCACTAGTGCAGGTTGCGTCTGAGGATGAACCAGATAAGGAGGAGACTGTTGCCGAAGACGAACCTCAGACGAAGAGCAATGCTGTTAAAGAAGAGGTAAAAAgcgaagacgaagaagaattCCAGGAATCGAGTGATAAGGAACCAACACCTGAAAAGTCCAGTTAG
- the MRM2 gene encoding 21S rRNA (uridine2791-2'-O) methyltransferase (similar to Saccharomyces cerevisiae MRM2 (YGL136C); ancestral locus Anc_6.238): MSSVVLFSKWRVSPRAKNLVSLLPRSGEWLRLHSSSSNKWINRQQNDVYSKEAKLRNLKSRASFKLMEIDDKYKLFKSDVPQSVLDLGFAPGSWSLVARQRTDPSSMILGVDILPCEPPRGVSSLQANILSSKTQDLIRLYFSKHFQVDRLFNTHSIPIDKDHGYLPPRLNTIEDTVEREAEQDNEEYREIFTADDHAHTGKIAKRPIDVILSDMLMNTSGVPLRDHLLSIDLCDAALVTAIDLLKPKGAFVCKLYRGKEDKSFEKRLRSVFDKVHIFKPASSRSESKEAYFVGLKKKAKVDKVAVFTS; this comes from the coding sequence ATGTCTTCGGTGGTACTCTTTAGCAAATGGAGAGTTTCTCCGCGTGCCAAAAATCTTGTATCGCTTTTACCACGATCTGGGGAATGGTTACGGTTGCActccagcagcagcaacaaatGGATTAACAGACAACAGAATGACGTATACTCGAAGGAGGCTAAACTTCGAAACTTAAAGTCTAGAGcatctttcaaattgaTGGAAATTGATGACAAGTACAAATTATTCAAGAGCGATGTGCCACAAAGCGTGTTGGATTTAGGGTTCGCACCAGGTTCTTGGTCTTTGGTCGCAAGGCAAAGAACAGATCCAAGCAGTATGATTCTTGGGGTCGATATCTTACCTTGCGAACCACCACGCGGTGTCAGCTCTTTACAGGCTAATATCCTTTCCTCAAAGACCCAAGATCTTATCAGATTATACTTTTCGAAACATTTCCAAGTGGATCGACTCTTCAATACCCATTCGATCCCAATAGATAAAGACCATGGATATCTACCGCCAAGACTCAACACAATAGAAGATACAGTGGAAAGAGAGGCTGAACAAGATAATGAGGAGTATAGAGAAATTTTTACTGCTGACGACCATGCGCACACAGGGAAAATTGCCAAGAGACCCATTGACGTTATCCTAAGTGACATGTTGATGAACACATCAGGTGTACCATTACGTGATCATTTGTTGTCAATCGATCTCTGCGATGCTGCATTAGTAACTGCTATAGATTTGCTGAAACCCAAGGGAGCGTTTGTCTGCAAATTGTACCGGGGCAAGGAAGATAAGTCATTTGAAAAACGCTTGAGATCTGTATTTGATAAAGTTCATATTTTCAAGCCTGCTTCTTCGAGAAGCGAATCTAAAGAAGCTTATTTTGTTggattgaaaaaaaaggcaaAGGTCGATAAAGTAGCTGTTTTCACTTCCTAA